In a single window of the Herpetosiphonaceae bacterium genome:
- a CDS encoding AMP-binding protein produces the protein QVTVAHFVPSLLQVVLDAPGLDGCDRLRGVFCGGEALPRDLPERFFARLDADLIQFYGPTEASISVTAWVFQPDTSDQEVPIGHPIANTQIYLLDARLQPVPVGVPGELYIGGAQLARGYNGRPDLTAERFIPDPFSQNPGARLYKTGDLARYRADGAIEFLGRIDHQVKIRGFRVELGEIETVLLRHPDVREAVVLAREDQPPAGGHPDKRLVAYVVEQRTTEQTENQELGTLNTQLRAFLADRLPDYMLPSAFVVLDALPLNANGKVDRRALPAPDAQRPAERVYVAPRTELERTLTGIWRDVLRVEHVGIHDNFFELGGHSLTMVQVHSAIQTTLDREIPMVDLFKYPTIGALAAYLSAEQPERSTDEPRIDRVGTRRESTQRQQGRRQQHRAARRQKVGRDE, from the coding sequence GCAGGTGACAGTCGCGCACTTTGTGCCGTCGCTGCTCCAGGTGGTGCTGGACGCGCCCGGCCTCGACGGCTGCGATCGGCTGCGCGGCGTTTTCTGCGGCGGCGAGGCGCTGCCCAGAGATCTGCCGGAGCGCTTCTTTGCCAGGTTGGACGCCGATCTGATCCAGTTCTACGGCCCGACCGAGGCATCGATCAGCGTGACCGCCTGGGTCTTCCAGCCGGACACGTCCGACCAGGAGGTGCCGATTGGACATCCGATCGCGAACACGCAGATCTACCTGCTCGACGCGCGGTTGCAGCCGGTGCCGGTGGGCGTGCCCGGCGAGCTGTACATCGGCGGGGCGCAGCTCGCGCGCGGCTACAACGGGCGACCGGATCTGACCGCCGAGCGCTTCATCCCCGATCCGTTCAGCCAGAATCCTGGTGCGCGGCTCTACAAGACCGGCGACCTGGCGCGCTACCGCGCCGACGGCGCGATCGAGTTCCTGGGGCGGATCGACCATCAGGTGAAGATTCGCGGCTTCCGCGTCGAGCTGGGCGAGATCGAGACGGTGCTCCTGCGCCATCCCGACGTGCGCGAGGCCGTGGTGCTGGCGCGCGAGGATCAGCCGCCCGCAGGCGGGCACCCGGACAAACGGCTGGTGGCGTATGTGGTAGAACAAAGAACAACGGAACAAACGGAGAACCAAGAACTCGGAACGTTGAACACGCAACTCCGTGCCTTCCTCGCCGATCGCTTGCCCGACTATATGCTGCCGAGTGCGTTCGTGGTGCTGGATGCTCTACCCCTGAACGCGAACGGCAAGGTCGATCGGCGGGCGCTCCCAGCGCCGGATGCGCAGCGACCGGCGGAGCGGGTCTATGTCGCGCCGCGCACCGAGCTTGAGCGCACGCTGACCGGAATCTGGCGCGATGTGCTGCGTGTCGAGCATGTCGGCATTCACGATAATTTCTTTGAGCTGGGCGGTCACTCGCTGACCATGGTTCAGGTGCATAGCGCGATCCAGACGACGCTCGACCGCGAGATTCCGATGGTCGATCTGTTCAAGTATCCGACGATCGGCGCGCTGGCGGCGTATCTGAGCGCGGAGCAGCCGGAGCGCTCCACCGACGAGCCGCGCATCGATCGCGTCGGGACGCGGCGCGAATCGACACAGCGCCAGCAGGGCCGTCGGCAGCAGCACCGGGCCGCGCGCAGACAGAAGGTGGGTCGCGATGAGTAA